In Papaver somniferum cultivar HN1 chromosome 1, ASM357369v1, whole genome shotgun sequence, a genomic segment contains:
- the LOC113339212 gene encoding cytochrome P450 71B36-like: MEKSTLPYNFLLLLPLLLLPLYFLITLYKARNDQNKPNFPPGPPKLPIIGNLHQLTKQPDQALSLLSKIYGPVMLLEFGRLPTIIISSVEAAEQVLKTHDIEFCNRFRLAGRKRLSYNFVDLVFAPYGEYWREIRKICVLELLNAKRVQSFKVVRAEEVDVLIDSISSSSNATPVNVFEKLTSFTHKTFCRVAFGSTIGQSRNRFDNGILTKLLHEVAFLSSLSASDYFPKASWIIDRITGIHAKTEKCFHDVDSFLQQIIDEHDNLKRVKLEDEDIIDALLKLKKARTSSIHLTNDHIKAIVLNIYLGGVDTSAVTMIWVMTELAKCPKAMKKAQEEIRSHVGSKGKVEESDLHNFGYLKMVVKETLRLHPIDSFLIRESLKHSKIDGYDIYPKMWVLINIWAMGRNPQYWQNPEEFLPERFKDSSSDFVQNQNFEYMPFGGGRRACPGSNMGIVLVELVLANVLYTFDWDLPKGLKREDLNMEESLGLGCRYPLELVPIKHVI, encoded by the exons ATGGAGAAAAGTACTCTTCCTTATAATTTCCTTCTACTTCTTCCTCTCCTGCTCCTTCCTCTATATTTTCTCATCACATTATACAAAGCCAGAAATGATCAAAATAAACCCAACTTCCCTCCTGGTCCTCCTAAGCTTCCAATCATTGGTAACTTACATCAACTTACAAAACAGCCCGATCAAGCACTGTCATTACTATCTAAAATATATGGTCCAGTCATGCTTCTTGAATTTGGTCGTCTACCAACAATCATAATCTCTTCTGTTGAAGCTGCAGAACAAGTCTTGAAAACACATGATATTGAGTTTTGTAATAGATTTCGGCTTGCTGGACGAAAACGCCTTTCTTACAATTTCGTAGATCTGGTTTTTGCACCTTATGGAGAGTACTGGAGAGAAATTCGAAAAATATGCGTCCTTGAGCTCTTAAACGCGAAAAGGGTGCAATCTTTTAAGGTAGTCAGGGCAGAGGAAGTTGATGTTTTGATTGATTCCATATCATCTTCTTCAAATGCTACTCCTGTTAACGTTTTTGAAAAGTTAACAAGCTTTACACATAAAACATTCTGTAGAGTTGCTTTCGGTAGCACAATCGGTCAAAGTAGGAACAGATTTGATAATGGAATActtacaaaacttcttcatgaAGTCGCCTTTTTGTCCAGTTTATCTGCATCCGACTATTTTCCAAAGGCAAGTTGGATTATTGATAGGATCACTGGAATCCATGCTAAAACTGAAAAATGCTTTCATGATGTGGATAGTTTTCTACAACAAATCATAGACGAACACGACAACCTCAAGAGAGTGAAACTAGAGGATGAAGATATCATAGACGCTTTGCTTAAATTAAAGAAGGCTCGAACGAGTAGCATTCATCTCACTAACGACCATATTAAAGCAATTGTTTTG AATATATATCTTGGTGGAGTAGACACATCTGCTGTAACAATGATTTGGGTAATGACAGAACTGGCTAAATGTCCCAAAGCAATGAAGAAAGCTCAAGAAGAGATTAGAAGTCATGTGGGATCGAAAGGAAAGGTAGAGGAATCAGACCTCCATAACTTCGGGTACTTAAAAATGGTAGTTAAGGAAACTCTAAGGTTGCATCCAATAGATTCATTCCTTATAAGAGAAAGCTTGAAACACAGTAAAATTGATGGTTACGACATATACCCCAAGATGTGGGTCCTAATAAATATATGGGCGATGGGGAGAAATCCACAATATTGGCAAAATCCTGAAGAATTCTTGCCAGAGAGGTTTAAAGATAGCTCAAGTGATTTTGtccaaaatcaaaattttgaataCATGCCTTTTGGGGGAGGTAGAAGGGCCTGCCCTGGGTCGAATATGGGAATTGTGTTAGTAGAGCTCGTCCTTGCCAATGTATTGTACACTTTCGACTGGGATTTGCCAAAAGGATTGAAGAGGGAAGACTTAAACATGGAGGAGTCATTAGGCCTAGGTTGTAGATATCCGCTGGAGCTTGTGCCCATCAAGCATGTGATTTAG